One region of Triticum aestivum cultivar Chinese Spring chromosome 6B, IWGSC CS RefSeq v2.1, whole genome shotgun sequence genomic DNA includes:
- the LOC123134282 gene encoding growth-regulating factor 10 has translation MADEKEADSLQPPSKQPRLSSADSNAGAVTTAVSSPLGLGLGLGLGGDSRGEQQAFEARAAAAAAKSALTFMQQQELEHQVLIYRYFAAGAPVPVHLVLPIWKSVAASSFGPHRFPSLIGLGSLCFDYRSSMEPEPGRCRRTDGKKWRCSRDVVQGHKYCERHVHRGRGRSRKPVEGASAAPAHSGSPTTAPPRAIGFSPAGILHATHSAT, from the exons ATGGCCGACGAGAAAGAAGCCGACTCGCTGCAGCCGCCGTCCAAGCAGCCCCGCCTCTCCTCCGCCGACTCGAACGCCG GGGCGGTGACGACGGCGGTCTCGTCGCCGCTGGGTCTTGGCCTCGGCCTGGGGCTCGGCGGCGATAGCCGTGGCGAGCAGCAGGCCTTCGAAGCACGggcagccgcggcggcggcgaaATCGGCGCTGACGTTCATGCAGCAGCAGGAGCTGGAGCACCAGGTGCTCATCTACCGCTACTTCGCGGCGGGTGCGCCCGTGCCGGTGCACCTCGTGCTCCCCATCTGGAAGAgcgtcgccgcctcctccttcggccCGCACCGCTTCCCCTCCC TGATTGGGCTGGGGAGCCTGTGCTTCGACTACCGGAGCAGCATGGAGCCGGAGCCCGGGCGGTGCCGCCGCACGGACGGCAAGAAGTGGCGGTGCTCCCGCGACGTGGTGCAGGGGCACAAGTACTGCGAGCGGCACGTCCACCGGGGCCGCGGCCGTTCAAGAAAGCCTGTGGAAggagcctccgcagccccggcgcACAGCGGCAGCCCCACCACAGCCCCGCCCCGCGCCATCGGCTTCTCCCCCGCCGGCATCCTCCACGCCACCCACAGCGCCACCTGA